GGACCGAAGAAAATATCTGTATTCCGTAGGTGTAGGAGATTTTTTAGTCCTCGTGCGATTACGTTTATTGGCACCTGACTTTTTCGTAAGTTCACCATCATTTTGTTTGTACTCAAGTTTgaactttcttttcttttttgttagtTAAGTTAACTAGATCAACATGTTTCACATCTTTGCATTCAAATTCgagtttttttctttatgtaacttaaaaataatttagtatAGACTACTActtggaagaaaaaaattattgttattTATCTCCAAATTTTGGATCAAAAGAATTGTCCACTATAAGGTTTGATTacattttatcataaaaaaattattgaataaATGAACATTTATTGTAATATAgcttatttttataaataaaatagaggATTAAACGATATTAATTCTCGGAAATGACTGCTAAGCTTAAGCGACGAAGGAAGCTACTGCTACTAGTGCGGAGATGAGCCCAACGAAAGAACCAAGAGTGGTGGTAGTGAGAGATGAAGCATGGGAGGATGATGGTGGAGGAGCCAACAGAGAAGAGGTGGTGGTTGGTGATCCAACGGTGATGATGACTTTTTGGCCTTGCTCGCAGTGGTTACCAACGGTGCAGATGAAGAAGCGAGAACCGGTAGATTTGAGTTCCGTGCTCACCCCTGGTCCCAGTACGATCCCAGGGTCACTGCAGTTGTCATATTCTTCTTTTGATGCTACTTCCCCCACATTATGTTCCCACGTTTCAGTCCAGTTGAACACTGTAATGCCAAAAATTCACAATAATAAGTTAACAACAAAGATATATGCACATTCATGAACTCGGACGCAAGAGCCGTGAATAGTCAATTGGCCTAATTCACGTATGTTTAGATTAATAAGAAAGATATACAAATATTCCTATGAACCTGGACGCGAGAGCTGGGAACAATGCCTTCGTCAGCTAATCTAACTCGTGTATGCTTGTTACTGGGAATGAAAGCGCACTTACCAACTGTATCTCCTATTTGGAATGTCTTTGAGGCGGCCCAGTCGGAGTAAAAGGAGGTGTTTGGGGGAACAGTCCAGCCCAAGCTGTCACCTACTACGTACTCTACTGCTGTTGCACCCTTCAAATTCAACAAAGAAGGGCAAGCCACCGCCATAACCACCAAGCAAGCAATCATCATATTCATATCTTTGCGGCCGCCCATTTCCCTACGCCTGATGAAGATTTCGATCGACGTACGTGTTTTCTGCAAGTACTTTTCTTCAATATGAATTATGTAGACAAGTGTGTTTTGTGTTGTGTTGGAACGAGTTGGAGCTCATCAAATAAAGTTGGGTTGATATTTATAGGCGATGGAGGCTGAAGAGTGAAGCCAAAACACGAACTCTTCATCAAAACACGCATGCGTACGATTTATGAACtcaattttgtaataaaattaagCATCTATGTTGTGTGCGTGGCGGGAAACCTTCAAAACTTTGAACAAGTTGAATTCAACCCTGCATTGCCTGGTGATTTTGATGCATTCTaaaagataaagaagaaagaaattacCAAGTTTTACCAGTCCTCATCGTCCCAGCGTCAAAGACGTACGGTTTGATTACGTGACGCCCTTGGAGTCCCACACACGACCTGGTCTATGAATCgatgatttcttctttttaactTCTAGTTCTCAAAAACAATAGTATCCTTACTCTGTCGTGCGACGCTACATGCCACATTCCGCCCGGTCCCCACCACATCCGAGTTCGATTCCGTCGTAGTGCGATATTGTCCATTTTAGgacccaaccacgccctcacggttttgtttctaggaactctcacgagaacttcccagtgggtcacccatcatgagatggctctcgcgcgaactcgcttaactttgaaattccaatagaacccgaagccagtgagctctcaaaaaacctcgtgttaggtagagattggaatatacatataaggcttacaagatccactctcTTGGACGAtatgagatgttacaatccacccccttaggggcccaacgtcctcgttggcacacttccgaccagggattgtctctaataccaaattatcACATCCTGGTCCGGgctcccaccacatcccggactcgactccgccgtagcacaatattgttcgTTTTGGGCCCAGACCACGCCCGACCCAAATTgaggtgtgctggccgtcatgtgagGATGACGTAGCCATATGCGCGCCTCAATTTGGGTCGGGATGTATCACTACATGCTTGCTATACTTTGAATTATAACCTTGATGTttacttatattataacacgcAACTCTAACCCCAATCCCGCTCAACTGAAAGTTATCTGGAAGAGAAGGaagcaaaataaaaagagaaaacagGTTACATGAACAATTGTGAAAGATGTGTAAGACGAAAAAGCCAAAATAGCCAATTCGAGAACAAGTCAAAGAAAAACATTTCCCATGCTGCAAGCTGTTTCCATAACCTGCGATTGGTATTCAGACATGTCCTGGTCTAAAAAAACGACTCTAATTAAGCTGACTGCTGAGTTCAAGTGAGGTACGCAAAAGAGAATGTTCTTCCACCTTCAAATGTTTACATTACCCTTGTCCCAAACTGGTGACAAAGCTACCTTACCGACTttttgttggagcaatattagaaaatatgaaaaataacaatataatttcaacgataataatcataaagaagttcacaacatcaattatatatgagattaatataaacaactatagaGAAAGTTATaaaaaactgacaaacttggagattgaggcttgcataaatgcaatatCCTAAAGACAGAATTTTGCCCCTACTCTTATACTTGTAGTTCGGTAGGTGTCTgtctcccaggattcaacaatctataatccgaagtcaaagcacttcaatcttcagactctggcgaacttcatatattccgtactctcaagacaTGACTCAGAATTTTACCAAGACATTGGAGAAAACTACTCTCTTCGGTCCATTAGATATGTGAGATGTTTGAGTTTATATAGAACTCAAGCCACCCCTTTTGATATATTGTGACTATTGCCTAAAGTTCCAACGATGAATTTGAATTCAATTATGACACATGTAGATCCCATTtcttaccttttttttatagagaataATAATTATAGAGCAATCCTACACTTACCATatatttttatcattatttATATCATCTCACTAATAGAGGCAGAACCCAAAAACACATGTAGATCCCATTTCTATTAGATAAATGGTACAAATAGAtggtaagaataacatttttgatatatttatatgtatatgaGAGTTTTAGGTAATATTTTGGTGGGATAGGTAGAGACTTAAAAAGAGAAACaaagataatatatatataacgttTTTTTTAGAAAAGGATAATATCacgttaaaaaaataaaaacaaagggtAATAAATGTTAGCAAAAGTGAAGTTGgtttaaagagagagaaaaaaataagatagagaaaacaaaaactcagccaaaaaaaaaaaaaaaaccactcaTGCAAACAAcgttgttttcttcttcttcattgtgCCGCTAGctctacattaaaaaaaaaaacttagattTCAACTTAGTTCGCCGCATAAGCCCGTGCGCCTAGCCCCGCCTAATCTTGCCTAGACCCGCTTAGACCTGCCTAACCCTACCTAAATCCATCTAGTCATGCCCAACCGTCTGTCTCATAAGCTTTTTAATTTGTGGCCAATTAGGATGAATTGCAGCTAGATGGCAACCTAGATCGCTTTTTAACATTGGTCTGACACTATCACCATTGCCGCCACCAAACTCCACTTCAACTTTACCACCTATTGCCACCACTTTTTTTAATTGTCATCTCCACCATAGTCATGTCTTTCTTCTTTAGTACTTACATCTAAATATTAACTCTAAATCTACCTCCAGgcgtatatatatacatacacacacacacacacacacacacatatatataacatgtgtgtttttttgtgtattttttcatatcaataataatatttgtatcacatatatataaaatctatgACCACCTCTATTAGAAGGTGATCAACAATAACACATGGTGATGTGtgattagtttaaaatataGAAAAGTAGATTCGCTTATTTGGACATAAACATAATTTAGTTAAGGGAAATTTTATGTGAACCCGtataacctctttctacacctaacttaaactttaattttaattgtcttttttactctattgcataattactatcaAGTGCGaaatgaaattaacaataaaactaaaatttatcaataaacccactcTATAATTAAACTCTACCATCAGCCTTTATTTCATCCAAATAATCCATGTAATGGTTTCATCCGGTCTTCTAGTGCAAACATGGTTCATTCGTTTGATTAAATCACTGCAGATACAGTACCAAGGGTGAGACATGATTCATTCAAGCCATGAAACTAGTTACCACTGAAACTTCATCTACTTCTGGTATGGATAGATTATATGAAACTTCCTCTGAGAAGCCCTTTAATAATTGATAAAGCCATTTCAGATGTGAAAGAGTAACAATACCTAATTACTGAACTAAAGTTAATAAACGAATGGGAGACAGAGAGctagagaatgagagagatttTAAACCATGGAGAAAATGGCCATGCTACAGTAGGTGGTTTGATTTCAACTTTGATGAGctctctccaaaaaaaaaacccagtgcatggtttttatagtttcacaatttattttggtgaaacaaaaaaagaaatattattaattggTAACCCTATTATAATATGATTGCAAGGACGATCATATTGCATAGATTATATGAATTTGTTCATTTTTTCATAGTCATTTGAAATGGACTTCTGTTTGCAAATTTGGGATTTGTATTTTCTAAATGGGTGTAGagataaatttataaattgaattgggtttgtgagggtagtttaggtagtaaatttgggtttaaagagatatgatagtttaattaaaagtaaTGTGGGTGAAAAGAGTatgttgggtgtagaaagaggttacctgggttcaaataaaatttctaaatGAAAGGGAATGTTTAATTCCACAAAagaagtattttatttttttatgatgacacaccccgacccggaatgtccacttggactccgaatcgagctatgatggccaacacctggaaggtgatgaagccataaagtgtagtgtggtggaatatgtgaataaatttaaacctaaaagtacctaaatataagagtgcgctgtgagcAGGAATGAGCTCATTTCAtaagtgatgtcagagcataagtacagtacaataagatagggtgagaattataccatcgaaggtaatcgtCTACACCAATATTTATCAAGAATCCTtgtcgataagaaagctcagctactaaaacTTGGAaaggcgaaaaacaagggtgagtgggcctgaaaataaagttttaataaaaacctttgaaaatgttataacccctcgccgtaaaacatgtatagtttccaagaTATACATACTacaaataatatgaaaatactCACCGTAGCTTGCAAAATATTAAGATATCAATACGGCATAATAGTTCATATATAAGTGCATGACGTCAGTAATCGTATACTTTCACATAAGCAAACATATTAAAcaagtgctcatcgacacatgctgacacacgagttcatgcagagttATTCTAACATGAACAGGAATGGGTGTACTAATGATATACGCTATAATgttacaatcacgtgaagactgacgTTATTCGCTGTCACATACGAGTTAGAGTTGCCTATtacaacctgtacgacaggactggcacctacttggatctaaggcgagcgtgcggtgtggatgtgaacatacacgtgaaagattgGCCCTGGCCCCTCACGAGCACTAACATCGGGTGCAGCAAACAATGagtataaaacataaatatagtcatgccatagtGGTTCAATAGTTCTAATCAACATAATATCATTCATAGCCGTAGGTATAATGATAACATCAATAAACATACGCATATTTGTGCATCCTGTAAGATGTAGTATATTTAGTAATTTCCATCAACATGCTAAAACTTATAAGCATTCTGCTAAACTAGGTGTTTTGTAGGGAACTCTTTATGACatgcataaatggaaactaacagttatatatatatatatatatataaaagaaaagacccactcacctgaagtcCCCACTACAACTCCCTACCACGAATATCGAGGCATTACGAACGATTGTCGCctagaacaaatatcaaattacgtcttagaattcttatcaatagaatacataacttacataaaacgcatccccaaggacgttctagaGTGATTTGAAACCCATTAAACAAAAGTCAACAGTCAAGGTTGACAGTAGGGTACACAACTCTACGTAACTCAATCTAGAATATCTACACCATGGATTTCCAATTCGTAACTTCCCAAGGGTTTcaataagcttctagaacaacatcctaaagtttcggaacgatccaacagtcggatcttCGCCAATTGCTAAAATTAAGTAGCGGCCGACGTTTtgatttacaaacttagaaaaccCATCCGGGAAGATCCATACGTCAGATTCCCAATCCATTAGTTCAtaatatccttaaatattatgtactattacGTATTAAAGTgtggtgacgatccaatggtcagaTCGTCGAATCATATAATAACCAAGTGGCGGCCCTTAACGGAAATATAACCAAACAACGGAATTCGGTCAATCGGATGCCTAAAATGGAATCGGGGCACCCATTTTAGCCTAGGGAGGTCAAGTGGTGTCTCTGCCTGCGCACCGCCCCTACTCgctggaaaattcaactatttcaaaaaattctcaaattttacagaaatgaagatctcaatgaggaGGGAAatttttatacctgtggccaaatccaatttggcagggaaaagctccaatttctCTCGAACTCGccgaaaaccctagaaatgggtggctTCGATCCGTCACCTCCGGTGCTCTGTCGTCCCCAGACctatttgggctttgttcctgaccTTTAGAGGAGTGTTTTGGTGGTGTTAATTGATTGAAATCGTTTCACAAATGGTGGATTTCGGGCAAAGTTTCCGACGGCACCCACAGTGGGTTTTTCACCAAACTACAACtaaatttcttttgattttgggtggaaatggtAAAAGGGAGGTTGGGTAGGTGTTTGGTAGGGATGGTAGGCCATGAATCACTGgaaaaatagtgaaagttgGGCGGAATTACACCGGTCGAAATCGGGTTGGGGGTATGGGTGTACGGGTTCGGTTTGGGTGTTCTGCAcctctctcctttcccctcctttcCTTCTTTTCTGATTCATTCCTCACTTCTTTCTCTCCTCCTCATTGGCCGCCcatttcccctcctttctctcctaaTTGGGCGAACCGTCCACCCCCAtctcttttttccttcttcctctcatCCGCCCCTCACCCTCATttctaatattaaaataataatataataattatgagaaatatataaaataataaatagtaatctttacaaaagtacttttcggatttgtagttccgtaaaattttaattgtaacTCCAAATTCGCTTCCTCTTGTGCCTACGCGTCTGTATCGTCGCGTACTTCAAGaatacaataaaataatagCCCATACGCTTCACGAAATGACGGTTAACTGAAGTCAACGATCtcgcctctaagggcatttttcgtcaatttactcatttaaaatttataaaagcaTAAAATTAGGGCCGGGTTATCACATACGAGGTACAACTATAAATTCCTATTTATTTGTTGCTGAATCGACCATAGACCAATTCCCTTTTTACTTGGGAGTACTAAATACGCCCATAATTTTGAGTTTCATGTTACTCATACCAAGAGACATGTCATATCACTCAATTCTATTTTGAGatgggtaatgctagagagactaaatttgtagagtaaattttgtaaactaaatgacatgaaagttgatgattggattattacttaagtgttgattaacgggCTTATTACTTATTGGTGACTcgtcatttagtttgcaaatttagtttacaaatttaatttttctagcgTTACCTTTTGAGATTAATACACATCGACATCGACCCTTCCTATGTTCTTTGTGGCAGCCTCATGGAAACAACTTCCCATTTCATGAACGACTGCTACTTTGCTCGGTGCCTTCACCAGGCATATCTTCCTAGTCCTCGTGCTCTCCCATCATGGATTAAGTGACCATCGCCCGTAGATTCTTGCCTAATGCAGACTTTAATTGCTTCCTGGCACTGGCGGAGGCACGTAAGGACTACAATAGTCCTAGGCCTACCCtaactttaaaaaataagatTAGTATTACACATATTTTTATTGCTTTTCATCCCTCCTCAACAACTAAAAGAAATTCAATCATTATCTATTTTTCATCCAATAGttcctataaaaaaattaagtatATATTTTAAATGGTCATTTATCATAGATGGTGGTGCTATCCATATAccatttttttactttcttgtttggacccgattttacactaTCGGCTCGAGTAATCGACGTCCATCGAATGACAAGGTAGTTGAAatgattttcaattattattgaGAAATAACGTTGTGattttaatcatgatattatctcttaataatatattaaattgtTTAAACCTGATATTTGTCTATATCCCAATTGATTTGAACGCATGAAATATTGGGATATGCGGTAGCAGATAAATATGGTGCCAAATGGTATATGCTTTTGGATGTGGCCACATGAATGTGCTTGTTGGGATTTTATCCCATGTAACTTTGCATGCATAAGCACCACCTGGATCAACATGGTGGAAATATAGAAGGAAAACATTGATGTGAAGGCACGGTTTCCTAACTGAACTAGGAGATAGTCTGAGGGCACGGTTTCTTTTGAGGCATGCAAAGgataaggaagaaaaaaaacaaatgtttttttgAATAATTGTGACGTAGAGTCAGATGATGATGACGGCTAAAGGATAGGCTCTTGCCTATCTTGAGAAGTCTTTGACTGAAGTATTGGCtgatgagtttgaattgaaaTCAAATTCTACAAGTCTAGACCGTGCCGAGTGAAGCACATCTACTATAAATATAGAGGCAGTGGTAACGGAAAAAGCcccttccaattcaacacacaaactgtcttgcgcaaaccctcgctctacgcgaaacctctcaacaaccttgagatttttgttttcctttttcgccaacacatcttcagtttggataaacagcactgtgaaggcaaccggcgaacatcttcagtttggataaacaacactgttaccgtagaatcagccgactgtgaagcaccttcagtttggataaacagcattgcgacagggccgactggttatctatccaagtctcagtcaagaaggattttcgaatccttattggcaaatgttatctcattagccttctcggtgaagtgaggtgttacaagttactaaattcggcacattgaaagccgaatttgatattgaatttcgcagaactagcagctttgtcttcaggctttagaactcgaaggccgagacgtgttccttcctcagccgcAGTCGCAgaatcaagaagtcagcaatgcacccaatgcaacatcaacaaattttactcctcagcCGAGCTTGGCACACCCCGCATATATTTTAAATGGTCATTTATCATAGATGGTGGTGCTATCCATAtaccattttttttactttccacACACCTTCTGTTAATTTATGTTATatgattttctttaattcattcgattcgaATGCAAAAAATTGAGAGGATTGTGCGGAAGGTAAAAAGAAGTGCATGGATAACATCACCCTATCACAAATTAATAACATTTAAATTAAAACCCATCATTTGCttttaattacaaaaatcaTATTTCACTTATGAAGGGGCAAAGTTATTCcctatttttattgaatttcatatatttagccAATCCAAAGCTCAAGTTTATTGaataaagaacaaaaaggtttgtaaTACTCTATTATTCAATACAAAACATTTGTTTCTATTCTATCCCACCTCTTACTCGAGTTTTAGGGTTTGCAAAATTTTATGTAACTCTCTTTATTGAGTTTAATAATTCTTTCAATAGTATAGATGACATCATGCAACggtttcaaaatataaaattcgTTGAGGATACTTATGATTACTATGAATAGATAAAATTATCTATGCATATGTTAAATTTGAGTACTTAATTATTTGGATATATATTATGATGTTTTGCATTAGTAATTTTATAACCACTAttcgttttttcttcttctatgcTTGTGTGAGGCTTATCCTCACAAGAAATCCTGGCTGTGCCATTGCTGGTTCTCATCTGGGCTATTTGAGGAGCTAGAAACTGATTCTCCCAACCTAGTCGCTGCCAGAGCCATTAATTGGTGGCAAGAATTTGTTAAAAACTTCTCCCACTTGGCGACTCCTTCCTATGCTGGCACTTACCAATGTTTGTCTAAACCAGTACGATCCCTTAAGCTTAACATTGACTATACGTGGCATGAGGATATCAAGCTAGGAGTTGTTGTAGCTGTCTTTCGTAATTTAGATGGCATGTTCGTTTATGCAACGTCAGGTTTCTTTGACGATATGTTCTCGCCTCTTCAGGCGGAAGTCTTGGCGGCTAAAGAAGGTATTACCTTCGCGGCTGCGAGGGGTTATCAAAACTTTATCCTTGAGAGCGATTCGCTCCAGATTGTCTCTGCCTTGCGAGATCGATCTATCAACCTCTTGTCCATTGTTAGGACTTGAAGGCAATGCTAGACCAGATCATTGGAGTCTCAGTTACCCATATCCGCTGCCATGGGCAAAGCTTCATGGGAACAAGAAGGGGCGGCCACCACTTCGGTCGTCGGAAATCACCATTGAAAGTGAAGATTTCGCCCCTTTGGTCCTCTAAACTGCCGTCGAAGTCTGTTGCCCTACTTCgttgtttatgtgttttatgCTCCTgtacttcttttgtttt
Above is a window of Malus sylvestris chromosome 15, drMalSylv7.2, whole genome shotgun sequence DNA encoding:
- the LOC126605332 gene encoding cucumber peeling cupredoxin-like, giving the protein MGGRKDMNMMIACLVVMAVACPSLLNLKGATAVEYVVGDSLGWTVPPNTSFYSDWAASKTFQIGDTVVFNWTETWEHNVGEVASKEEYDNCSDPGIVLGPGVSTELKSTGSRFFICTVGNHCEQGQKVIITVGSPTTTSSLLAPPPSSSHASSLTTTTLGSFVGLISALVAVASFVA